In Bubalus kerabau isolate K-KA32 ecotype Philippines breed swamp buffalo chromosome 4, PCC_UOA_SB_1v2, whole genome shotgun sequence, one DNA window encodes the following:
- the ADI1 gene encoding acireductone dioxygenase isoform X1: MVEAWYMDEAADDPRLPHRAEPARPVGLEQLRRLGVLYWKLDADKYENDPELEKIRKERNYSWMDIITICKDKLPNYEEKIKMFFEEHLHLDEEIRYILDGSGYFDVRDQEDRWIRISMEKGDMITLPAGIYHRFTLDEKNYVKAMRLFVGYPVWTPYNRPSDHLEARLQYLEFLAQSA; encoded by the exons ATGGTGGAGGCCTGGTACATGGACGAGGCGGCCGACGACCCGCGGCTGCCGCACCGCGCCGAGCCCGCGCGCCCTGTCGGCCTGGAGCAGCTGCGCCGGCTCGGGGTCCTTTACTGGAAG CTGGATGCAGACAAATACGAGAACGATCCAGAATTAGAGAAGATCCGAAAAGAGAGAAACTACTCCTGGATGGACATCATAACCATATGCAAAGACAAACTACCGAATTACGAGGAAAAG atcaAGATGTTCTTTGAGGAGCACTTACACCTGGACGAGGAGATCCGCTACATCCTGGACGGCAGCGGGTACTTTGACGTGCGGGACCAGGAGGACCGATGGATCCGGATCTCCATGGAGAAGGGGGACATGATCACCCTGCCCGCCGGCATCTACCACCGCTTCACGCTGGACGAGAAG AACTACGTGAAGGCCATGCGGCTGTTCGTGGGATACCCCGTGTGGACGCCATACAACCGGCCGTCGGACCACCTCGAGGCCCGGTTGCAATACCTGGAGTTCCTGGCGCAGTCGGCCTAG
- the ADI1 gene encoding acireductone dioxygenase isoform X2, whose protein sequence is MAIQSLDADKYENDPELEKIRKERNYSWMDIITICKDKLPNYEEKIKMFFEEHLHLDEEIRYILDGSGYFDVRDQEDRWIRISMEKGDMITLPAGIYHRFTLDEKNYVKAMRLFVGYPVWTPYNRPSDHLEARLQYLEFLAQSA, encoded by the exons aTGGCCATccagtcg CTGGATGCAGACAAATACGAGAACGATCCAGAATTAGAGAAGATCCGAAAAGAGAGAAACTACTCCTGGATGGACATCATAACCATATGCAAAGACAAACTACCGAATTACGAGGAAAAG atcaAGATGTTCTTTGAGGAGCACTTACACCTGGACGAGGAGATCCGCTACATCCTGGACGGCAGCGGGTACTTTGACGTGCGGGACCAGGAGGACCGATGGATCCGGATCTCCATGGAGAAGGGGGACATGATCACCCTGCCCGCCGGCATCTACCACCGCTTCACGCTGGACGAGAAG AACTACGTGAAGGCCATGCGGCTGTTCGTGGGATACCCCGTGTGGACGCCATACAACCGGCCGTCGGACCACCTCGAGGCCCGGTTGCAATACCTGGAGTTCCTGGCGCAGTCGGCCTAG